In one Drosophila pseudoobscura strain MV-25-SWS-2005 chromosome X, UCI_Dpse_MV25, whole genome shotgun sequence genomic region, the following are encoded:
- the LOC6899192 gene encoding uncharacterized protein, which translates to MRRRLLETFGESEDSKMRRLLRGGDMTGKPSEILLHLRRLSPASGCDLTELPSSIRPLISVWEENDLDKLAKIVNKMIENNAIDFMCVMSTQPNSADHIQQTVDAGEYCGSPDRSPSATLILESFADVATPATLPSGLAS; encoded by the exons ATGAGGCGTCGGCTGCTCGAAACTTTCGGCGAGTCAGAGGATTCAAAAATGAGACGGCTGCTCCGGGGTGGAGACATGACTGGGAAGCCATCTGAAATCTTGCTTCACTTGCGTCGCTTGTCACCCGCTAGTGGATGCGACCTCACCGAGTTGCCTTCGTCGATTCGTCCGCTCATTTCGGTTTGGGAGGAGAATGATCTGGACAAGCTGGCAAAGATTGTCAACAAGATGATCGAAAATAATGCCATCGACTTCATGTGTGTTATGTCGACTCAACCCAATTCCGCTGACCATATTCAGCAGACCGTCGATGCG GGGGAGTACTGTGGCAGCCCGGATCGCAGCCCCTCAGCAACACTGATCTTAGAGTCGTTCGCTGATGTGGCAACACCGGCGACTCTGCCAAGCGGCCTGGCATCTTGA